From a single Alkalihalophilus pseudofirmus genomic region:
- a CDS encoding ABC transporter permease: protein MNHIAALLTIQFHMWIKQWKLGVTVIVTPLLLFTAIGLIVTHQLTPSDTIDKMSVGVVDLDQTFETKQAIGQMFDNEDVEQVIEAIDTTEALGAEMLASGELDALVVIPEGFSEDLRYGINSPITVIGQSSQPLQSALILQLLTAASHYVSAAQSGVNAVHHFLAEQDVSADVRQAELQRNIVTFSLDALGRLDIFEEVLVSGLFQENLVLYYIASFLVLAVMTWSFFIVHILRQAFDAATFDRLRTRGINDWHFAGATLINASAIVFLTGSVVGLPAIYAAEGNASLFLIAVGMILLALLFSSLFYGISLWIKSEQGVQIVSWLFILTGAAAGGHFVPALYFPDWLQTLSDWTINKWALDAAIGLLQGTAASLQPLALFVIGSMMFAAAGIWVQKGAR from the coding sequence ATGAACCATATTGCCGCTTTACTCACTATTCAATTTCATATGTGGATTAAGCAGTGGAAGCTTGGAGTAACAGTTATTGTTACTCCTCTTCTTCTTTTTACAGCGATTGGACTCATCGTCACTCACCAGCTCACACCAAGTGATACGATTGATAAAATGTCAGTCGGCGTGGTTGATTTAGATCAGACCTTTGAAACGAAACAAGCAATCGGCCAAATGTTTGATAACGAGGATGTTGAACAGGTCATCGAGGCGATTGATACAACTGAAGCACTAGGGGCAGAAATGCTAGCCTCAGGTGAGCTTGATGCGTTGGTGGTCATTCCTGAAGGCTTTAGCGAGGATCTTCGCTACGGAATAAACTCCCCTATCACCGTTATTGGCCAAAGCAGTCAGCCGCTGCAATCAGCACTGATCCTTCAGCTCCTAACCGCCGCCAGTCATTATGTCTCAGCTGCACAAAGCGGTGTGAATGCCGTGCATCATTTTTTGGCGGAACAAGATGTCTCGGCAGATGTACGGCAAGCTGAGCTGCAGAGAAATATCGTGACATTTTCGCTGGATGCCTTAGGTAGACTTGATATATTTGAAGAGGTGTTAGTCAGCGGGCTATTTCAAGAAAATCTCGTTCTGTACTATATCGCATCTTTTCTTGTTTTAGCTGTGATGACGTGGAGCTTTTTTATCGTTCATATCCTGCGCCAAGCATTCGATGCAGCAACCTTTGATCGTTTACGTACACGCGGGATCAATGATTGGCATTTTGCCGGAGCCACCTTGATTAATGCCTCAGCAATCGTTTTTTTAACCGGGTCCGTAGTTGGTTTGCCAGCTATTTATGCAGCAGAAGGTAATGCCTCCCTATTTTTAATAGCAGTGGGAATGATTCTTCTCGCGCTTTTATTTAGCAGCTTATTTTATGGAATTTCTTTATGGATAAAATCCGAGCAAGGTGTGCAGATCGTAAGCTGGCTGTTCATTTTAACTGGAGCAGCAGCAGGCGGGCATTTTGTTCCTGCCCTTTACTTTCCCGATTGGCTGCAAACTTTAAGTGATTGGACGATAAACAAGTGGGCTCTTGATGCGGCTATCGGCCTTCTTCAAGGAACGGCTGCAAGCCTCCAGCCATTAGCCTTGTTCGTTATCGGGTCCATGATGTTCGCTGCAGCCGGCATATGGGTTCAGAAAGGAGCAAGATAG
- a CDS encoding ABC transporter permease produces MKLLRMVLSRLFYKPAVLLLLFLVPIGGMLLFGTLLEKGQQEIAIPIAVVDEDNEVFSRLVVTHLSSQDRISVITTTREDAREMLLRHEVDSVYVIKENFEAALKQGNRQEMIEVWTSPQSLTTGIINEVIASMAVRLSSSVNAADRVLVLSALLELPLDAEENVVWQRTFEYSESQWDPEPLLTIEYKDVSSDDAVSDVQRQWLNPYLGMWTFFTLLIGVVLSDWVLREKQVIFPRIRSTSAGLRNYLFVQFIVYVSFFILQCLASYFILLSLHKAAPSLSLFFSMMLFVCVSMALSFMLAAWSKNLVSYYTLGMMVVVGLSLLGGSFIPVHELAEVLRAVSTYLPHYAVMHVDSVSLLSLTVNGIAACVMLTLAIKRLEGIDWVK; encoded by the coding sequence ATGAAGCTTTTGCGTATGGTTCTTTCCAGACTTTTTTATAAGCCGGCTGTCTTGCTGCTCCTTTTCTTGGTACCTATAGGCGGGATGCTGCTGTTTGGCACTCTCCTTGAAAAAGGTCAACAAGAAATCGCTATTCCCATTGCTGTTGTAGATGAGGACAACGAGGTCTTTTCACGATTGGTTGTTACACACCTTTCCAGCCAAGACCGGATCTCTGTGATTACAACCACCAGGGAAGATGCCCGGGAAATGCTTTTGAGACATGAAGTCGATTCAGTTTATGTGATTAAGGAGAACTTTGAAGCCGCGTTAAAACAGGGAAACAGGCAAGAGATGATTGAGGTGTGGACCTCACCTCAGTCTTTAACGACCGGGATTATAAATGAGGTCATCGCTAGTATGGCAGTGAGACTGTCAAGCAGTGTGAATGCTGCTGACCGCGTCCTCGTTTTATCTGCTTTATTAGAGCTTCCGCTTGATGCGGAAGAAAATGTGGTGTGGCAGAGGACATTTGAATACAGCGAAAGCCAATGGGATCCTGAACCTCTGCTTACGATCGAGTATAAAGATGTTTCAAGTGACGATGCGGTCAGTGACGTTCAGAGGCAGTGGTTAAACCCGTATTTAGGGATGTGGACCTTTTTCACACTGTTGATTGGCGTTGTTCTATCAGATTGGGTGCTTCGGGAAAAACAGGTGATCTTTCCGCGGATTCGCTCTACGTCTGCTGGATTACGAAACTATTTATTCGTTCAGTTTATTGTATATGTCAGTTTCTTTATTCTGCAGTGTTTAGCTTCGTATTTTATTTTACTATCGTTACACAAAGCTGCGCCTAGTCTGAGCTTATTCTTTAGCATGATGCTGTTTGTATGTGTAAGTATGGCCCTTTCTTTTATGCTCGCTGCCTGGAGCAAGAACCTTGTTAGTTATTATACCCTTGGCATGATGGTGGTCGTCGGCTTAAGCCTTTTAGGGGGAAGTTTCATACCTGTCCATGAACTAGCTGAGGTCCTGCGAGCGGTCTCAACGTATCTTCCACATTATGCGGTGATGCATGTGGATTCCGTTTCACTCTTATCCTTGACTGTGAATGGTATTGCCGCTTGTGTCATGCTTACGTTAGCGATTAAACGATTGGAGGGAATTGATTGGGTGAAGTAA
- a CDS encoding ABC transporter ATP-binding protein produces MGEVNQIIEVRDVSKLYGKKISLDRLSLSVKRGQVYGLLGANGSGKSTLLKLLATVMEPSRGDITIAGYDIKKQTKPIRELIGYVPQELSIWEEATVLENAQYWSAFSNKKLTKSALINHLERIGLGDRAHDKVKTLSGGMKRKLNIVIALLHDPEILLMDEPTVGIDFQSRFEINQLIKQLAQDGKTILYTTHDVVEVLFLCDEIGVLKAGQLYFSGTLQKAREKAGTAASTLTDEEVLYRLVNGELF; encoded by the coding sequence TTGGGTGAAGTAAATCAAATCATTGAAGTAAGAGATGTTTCGAAATTGTACGGGAAAAAGATATCCCTCGACCGCCTATCATTATCCGTAAAAAGAGGCCAAGTCTACGGTCTTCTTGGCGCAAATGGGTCTGGGAAATCAACCCTCCTTAAATTGTTAGCGACGGTCATGGAGCCTTCTAGAGGAGACATCACCATCGCGGGTTATGATATAAAAAAGCAAACAAAGCCAATTCGTGAGCTGATCGGCTATGTACCTCAAGAGTTATCGATTTGGGAGGAAGCAACCGTGCTTGAGAATGCTCAGTACTGGAGTGCATTTTCCAATAAAAAGCTCACTAAGTCAGCATTGATTAACCATTTAGAGAGGATTGGGCTTGGCGATCGTGCTCATGATAAAGTCAAAACGTTATCTGGTGGAATGAAGCGAAAGTTAAACATTGTGATCGCCCTCCTCCATGACCCAGAAATCCTCTTAATGGATGAGCCAACTGTCGGGATTGACTTCCAATCAAGATTTGAAATCAATCAATTGATCAAACAGCTAGCACAAGATGGCAAGACCATTTTATATACGACACATGATGTAGTTGAAGTTCTTTTCTTATGTGATGAAATAGGTGTGTTAAAAGCAGGACAGCTGTACTTCTCTGGCACGCTTCAGAAGGCACGAGAAAAGGCCGGAACCGCAGCAAGTACGTTGACGGATGAGGAAGTATTGTACCGTTTAGTGAATGGAGAGTTGTTTTAA
- a CDS encoding LCP family glycopolymer transferase, with protein sequence MKRVLLVIAAVVLLSITGYGVYLWASVNETAQDMYEPIEREEEKSEKREVKVDVENQEPLSFLISGVDSSGEELKGRSDTMIVLTVNPQKESIKMLSIPRDTRTEIIGRGTVEKINHAYAWGGVEMAIDTVENFLDIPIDHYVSINMEGFVGIVDALGGVTVDNDFEFSQSGYRFPVGEQKLSGEEALAYSRMRKEDSRGDFGRNDRQREIVEAVILEAADISSIARAGDILDAVGKSVRTDLTLSEMWTIQSNYRGARHQVEQLALEGENERIDGLYYVIVSDEDRKEISNELREHLELPIGSND encoded by the coding sequence ATGAAACGAGTCTTACTAGTAATTGCAGCTGTCGTTCTTCTTTCAATAACAGGATATGGGGTCTATTTGTGGGCTTCGGTAAATGAGACCGCTCAGGATATGTATGAGCCGATCGAGCGTGAGGAAGAGAAATCAGAAAAACGCGAGGTCAAAGTTGATGTTGAAAACCAAGAGCCCCTCTCCTTTTTAATCTCTGGCGTGGATTCATCGGGAGAAGAGCTTAAAGGGCGTTCGGATACGATGATTGTGCTCACCGTCAACCCGCAAAAGGAATCGATTAAAATGCTCAGCATTCCGCGTGATACCAGAACAGAAATCATCGGGCGCGGAACCGTTGAAAAGATTAATCACGCCTACGCATGGGGCGGGGTTGAAATGGCGATTGACACCGTTGAGAACTTCTTAGATATTCCGATTGACCATTATGTGAGCATTAATATGGAAGGCTTCGTTGGTATTGTCGATGCTCTTGGCGGGGTGACGGTTGATAATGACTTTGAGTTCAGCCAAAGCGGCTACCGGTTCCCAGTTGGTGAGCAGAAGCTTAGCGGCGAGGAAGCTCTTGCCTATTCGCGTATGAGAAAAGAAGATTCGCGGGGAGATTTTGGCCGGAATGACCGGCAGCGTGAAATTGTTGAAGCGGTGATTCTAGAAGCTGCAGATATCTCATCCATTGCACGAGCTGGAGACATACTAGATGCTGTTGGTAAATCAGTACGGACGGATTTAACGTTAAGTGAAATGTGGACGATCCAATCAAACTACCGCGGGGCAAGACATCAGGTAGAGCAGCTAGCGCTAGAAGGCGAAAACGAACGGATTGACGGACTTTATTATGTGATTGTTTCGGATGAAGACCGTAAAGAAATTTCTAATGAGCTAAGAGAGCATCTCGAACTGCCAATTGGATCAAACGATTAA
- a CDS encoding aspartyl-phosphate phosphatase Spo0E family protein: protein MNKESLLLVIESKREELHVSALRFGMNSKEVLQISEELDKLIFTYQTLKPCS, encoded by the coding sequence ATGAATAAAGAGAGCTTGCTTTTAGTGATCGAATCCAAACGTGAAGAGCTGCATGTCTCAGCACTCAGGTTCGGGATGAACTCAAAAGAAGTATTGCAGATAAGTGAGGAGTTAGATAAGCTGATTTTCACCTACCAGACCCTGAAACCATGTTCGTAA
- the fabZ gene encoding 3-hydroxyacyl-ACP dehydratase FabZ, producing MSELTIEEIKEIIPHRYPFLLIDRILEITEGERAVGLKNVTANEEYFNGHFPDYPVMPGVLIIEALAQVGAVAMLKKEENRGKLAFFAGIDNCRFKRQVVPGDQLKLEVEITRLKGPIGKGHAIATVNGEVAVETDIMFAIKNA from the coding sequence ATGAGCGAATTAACAATTGAAGAAATCAAAGAGATTATTCCGCACCGCTATCCATTTTTGCTGATCGACCGTATTCTTGAAATCACTGAAGGCGAACGAGCAGTAGGACTCAAGAACGTTACAGCGAACGAAGAATACTTTAACGGACATTTCCCTGACTACCCGGTTATGCCTGGTGTTCTCATTATTGAAGCTCTTGCACAAGTCGGTGCAGTAGCCATGCTTAAAAAAGAAGAAAATCGCGGCAAACTCGCATTTTTCGCAGGTATTGATAACTGCCGCTTTAAGCGTCAAGTCGTACCAGGCGATCAATTGAAACTAGAAGTAGAAATCACACGCCTTAAAGGACCAATCGGCAAAGGACACGCAATTGCCACAGTAAACGGCGAGGTTGCAGTTGAAACAGACATAATGTTTGCCATCAAAAATGCCTAA
- a CDS encoding nuclease-related domain-containing protein — MIRKQRETPIHLLQIEALHRRLAPHHSKKNAIEEELYKYQAGLKGEQSLDYFLDPFNSDQYSVLHDIRLPLNGQHFQMDSIIIAPTFILILEVKNLSGTLHFDLEYNQLLRSIQGKEEVFPDPILQVARQEQFLTEWLKQQAFPDIPIYSLILVANPNSKIEVSGGTREQRLKILHLAKVPYVLSELLQKGSPSKLSDKHCEHLINQLMSQHTSYTPNILSYFKLHPNELLTGIHCAHCNALPMRKVYGGWLCAYCNYHSRTPFVDALTDYRLLINESITNKELRRFLGVPTRNIANKILRQLTLKRNGMTKGTSYSLERIGLK, encoded by the coding sequence ATGATCCGAAAACAGCGCGAAACCCCGATTCATCTGCTCCAAATTGAAGCCCTTCATAGAAGACTAGCCCCTCACCATTCCAAAAAGAACGCAATAGAAGAAGAGCTGTACAAGTACCAAGCCGGTTTAAAAGGTGAACAATCCCTCGATTACTTCCTCGACCCGTTTAACAGCGATCAATATTCCGTGCTGCATGACATAAGGCTTCCTTTGAACGGCCAACATTTTCAAATGGATTCTATAATCATTGCTCCAACATTTATTCTCATTCTTGAGGTGAAAAATCTATCCGGCACGCTGCATTTTGACCTCGAATACAACCAGCTGCTCCGTTCCATTCAAGGAAAAGAAGAAGTATTTCCAGACCCCATCCTGCAAGTAGCAAGGCAAGAGCAGTTCCTCACAGAATGGCTGAAGCAGCAAGCTTTCCCTGATATTCCTATCTATTCACTCATCCTTGTAGCCAATCCAAATTCTAAAATCGAAGTAAGCGGCGGAACGCGTGAGCAACGCTTAAAGATACTCCACCTAGCCAAAGTGCCGTATGTCCTCTCCGAACTTCTTCAAAAAGGCTCGCCATCAAAATTATCCGATAAGCACTGTGAACACCTCATTAACCAGCTGATGAGTCAGCACACTTCCTACACACCAAATATTTTAAGCTACTTTAAACTTCATCCGAACGAGCTTTTAACAGGCATTCACTGCGCTCACTGCAACGCGCTTCCGATGCGAAAGGTATATGGAGGCTGGTTATGCGCATACTGCAATTATCACTCGCGTACGCCGTTTGTCGATGCACTCACCGACTACCGTCTGCTCATTAATGAATCCATCACAAATAAAGAGCTCAGGCGATTTCTCGGCGTGCCGACACGAAACATTGCAAACAAAATCTTAAGACAGCTTACGCTAAAACGAAACGGTATGACAAAAGGGACCTCTTACAGCTTAGAGAGAATTGGATTGAAGTAA
- a CDS encoding DNA-directed RNA polymerase subunit beta, whose translation MTEQERHPTTTEQEAAKAEAEETPVAAGEEEEPKKRRFGMRKKGPKKERIRLIPIWLRLIIVTVLVGGSLLLGIIIGYGVIGDGDVSDALKPETWYHILDMMQGN comes from the coding sequence ATGACTGAACAAGAGAGACACCCAACGACAACTGAACAAGAAGCTGCTAAGGCAGAAGCGGAAGAAACTCCTGTTGCAGCAGGTGAGGAGGAAGAACCGAAAAAGAGACGCTTCGGTATGCGCAAAAAAGGACCAAAAAAAGAGCGCATCCGTCTGATTCCAATTTGGCTCCGTCTTATTATCGTAACCGTTCTTGTCGGCGGCAGTCTTCTTCTTGGAATCATCATTGGCTACGGGGTGATTGGCGACGGCGACGTATCTGACGCCCTAAAGCCAGAAACCTGGTACCATATTCTTGATATGATGCAAGGGAATTAG
- a CDS encoding flagellar hook-basal body protein, producing the protein MNLSMISASVTMGQLQRKMDTLSHNMANSNTTGFKRREATFSDLLFQQVNNNTDTRYETGRLTPNGIRVGAGAKIAQTALRMEQGAIMQTGRELDFAIAERDHFFEVESVENGQATSYLTRDGSFYLSEDPQNPNALTIVNAKGDFLLDGGGNRFTLPMNFSEIKLSATGELEAILNDGTTQDLGQLQLIRVLKPHLLEAAGDSGFKIPDLAGLGFAEADVFEQVAGDEGRLIQSSLETSNVNIGQEMTELVNTQRHYQFNARALSMADEMNGLINGIRR; encoded by the coding sequence ATGAATCTTTCAATGATATCAGCTTCTGTAACCATGGGGCAGCTGCAGCGTAAAATGGACACCCTCTCACATAACATGGCCAACAGCAACACAACAGGCTTCAAGCGCCGTGAAGCAACGTTTTCAGACCTGTTATTTCAGCAGGTTAATAACAACACGGACACACGCTATGAAACCGGCAGGCTGACGCCAAACGGAATCCGCGTCGGTGCAGGAGCAAAGATTGCCCAGACCGCTCTTCGGATGGAGCAGGGAGCGATTATGCAAACAGGACGAGAGCTTGATTTTGCGATTGCTGAACGTGATCACTTTTTTGAAGTAGAGTCTGTGGAAAATGGACAAGCTACCTCGTATCTAACACGCGATGGGTCTTTTTACTTAAGTGAAGATCCACAAAATCCTAATGCGTTAACAATTGTGAATGCAAAAGGAGACTTTTTACTAGACGGGGGAGGCAACCGGTTTACCCTCCCGATGAACTTCTCAGAAATTAAACTCTCAGCAACTGGTGAGCTTGAAGCGATATTAAATGACGGCACAACCCAAGATCTAGGTCAGTTACAGCTGATTCGTGTGTTAAAGCCGCATTTACTTGAAGCAGCAGGAGACTCAGGGTTTAAAATCCCTGACCTTGCTGGACTAGGATTTGCTGAAGCTGATGTGTTTGAGCAAGTTGCAGGTGATGAGGGGAGATTAATTCAATCTTCACTAGAAACATCAAATGTAAATATCGGCCAAGAGATGACCGAGTTAGTTAATACCCAGCGACACTATCAATTCAATGCACGTGCCCTTTCAATGGCAGATGAAATGAACGGTTTAATTAACGGGATCCGCCGTTAA
- a CDS encoding flagellar hook-basal body protein, which translates to MLRGLYGAAAGMIAQQQRQEMLTNNLANANTPGYKADQASLRAFPNMLIKAMDTQGPKGAQAPIIGELTTGVYLQERMPNFRQGDINETGNSTDIALLQGVLPEGESGRPGALFYTIQSNDEILYSRNGNFTIDGAGFLTTTEGQYVLGTNGEPLQVGDENFTLDPNGTITSSDGAVIGQINLAYAEDPMLLVKEGDGLLRYTEEGELPTAIGNAEINYQLQQGFIERSNVDASQTMTEMMSAYRSFEANQRILQAYDQSLDKAVNEVGRLG; encoded by the coding sequence ATGCTTAGAGGATTGTACGGCGCAGCAGCAGGGATGATTGCCCAGCAACAGCGCCAAGAAATGCTGACCAACAACCTAGCCAATGCGAATACTCCAGGATACAAAGCCGACCAAGCATCACTGCGTGCGTTTCCAAACATGCTGATCAAAGCAATGGACACGCAAGGACCAAAAGGCGCTCAAGCACCGATTATCGGAGAGCTGACAACGGGTGTCTATTTGCAAGAACGCATGCCGAACTTTCGTCAAGGAGACATCAATGAAACAGGCAATTCAACCGATATTGCACTGCTTCAAGGTGTACTGCCTGAAGGCGAGTCAGGGCGTCCGGGTGCTTTATTTTATACGATTCAATCTAATGATGAGATCCTATACAGCCGTAACGGAAACTTTACAATAGACGGGGCTGGATTTCTGACAACGACGGAAGGGCAGTATGTTCTTGGCACGAACGGCGAGCCGCTTCAAGTCGGTGATGAGAATTTCACGCTTGACCCAAATGGTACAATAACGTCATCAGATGGTGCAGTGATTGGCCAAATTAACTTGGCTTACGCAGAAGACCCAATGTTGCTTGTGAAAGAAGGAGACGGCCTGCTTCGTTATACAGAAGAAGGTGAGCTGCCGACTGCAATTGGAAATGCCGAGATCAACTATCAGCTCCAGCAAGGTTTTATTGAACGTTCAAACGTTGACGCCTCACAGACAATGACGGAAATGATGAGTGCATACCGATCCTTTGAAGCGAACCAGCGTATTCTTCAAGCTTATGATCAAAGCTTGGATAAAGCCGTAAATGAAGTCGGGCGGTTAGGCTAA
- a CDS encoding rod shape-determining protein: MFGRDIGIDLGTANVLVYVKGSGIVLDEPSVVAVDTQSKRVLAVGEEAFRMVGRTPGNIVAMRPMKDGVIANFEMTESMLKHFLGKINVKSMFSKPRILICCPTNITSVEQKAIREAAEKSGGKNVYLEEEPKVAAIGAGMDIFQPSGNMVVDIGGGTTDVAVLSMGDIVTASSIKVAGDRFDSDILTYIKKRYKLLIGERTAENIKMQVATVFPGAREEEMEIRGRDMVSGLPKTITVHSKEIEEALLESVSYIVQAAKQVLEQTPPELSADIIDRGVILTGGGALLHGIDQLLAEELKLPVLVAEDPMHCVAKGTGIMLENLDRMSKKVKI, from the coding sequence ATGTTTGGTAGAGATATTGGAATTGATTTAGGTACTGCGAACGTCCTAGTCTATGTAAAAGGTAGCGGTATTGTCTTAGATGAGCCCTCAGTAGTTGCAGTCGATACACAGTCAAAGAGAGTTCTAGCTGTCGGAGAAGAAGCGTTCCGCATGGTTGGACGCACACCAGGAAATATTGTTGCCATGCGCCCAATGAAGGACGGCGTCATCGCAAACTTTGAAATGACAGAATCGATGCTGAAGCATTTTCTTGGCAAGATCAATGTCAAAAGCATGTTTTCAAAGCCGCGCATTTTAATTTGCTGCCCGACAAATATTACATCCGTTGAGCAAAAAGCGATTCGCGAAGCAGCTGAGAAGAGCGGCGGGAAGAACGTGTATTTGGAAGAGGAACCGAAAGTTGCTGCAATCGGAGCCGGAATGGATATTTTCCAGCCAAGCGGTAACATGGTAGTCGACATAGGCGGTGGGACAACAGATGTTGCTGTTCTTTCAATGGGTGATATCGTCACCGCCTCTTCCATCAAAGTAGCTGGTGACAGATTCGATTCTGACATCTTAACTTACATCAAAAAGAGGTATAAACTTCTTATCGGAGAACGTACAGCTGAGAACATTAAGATGCAAGTCGCAACAGTATTTCCGGGTGCGCGTGAAGAGGAAATGGAGATTCGCGGACGCGATATGGTAAGTGGACTTCCTAAGACAATTACGGTACACTCAAAGGAAATAGAGGAAGCGTTGCTTGAATCAGTTTCATATATTGTACAAGCTGCTAAGCAAGTCCTTGAGCAAACGCCTCCAGAGCTGTCAGCAGACATTATTGACCGCGGGGTTATCTTAACAGGCGGCGGAGCACTTCTCCACGGTATCGATCAGCTTCTAGCAGAAGAATTGAAGCTTCCAGTGCTTGTTGCAGAAGATCCAATGCATTGTGTGGCAAAAGGAACAGGCATCATGCTTGAGAACCTAGACCGCATGTCAAAGAAAGTTAAAATTTAA
- the spoIIID gene encoding sporulation transcriptional regulator SpoIIID, with amino-acid sequence MHDYIKERTIKIGKYIVETRKTVRTIAKEFGVSKSTVHKDLTERLPEINPELANEVKEILEYHKSIRHLRGGEATKVKYKKTQEEPVQQIVKSRQ; translated from the coding sequence GTGCACGATTACATCAAAGAGCGAACGATCAAGATTGGCAAGTATATCGTCGAGACGAGAAAAACGGTGCGGACCATTGCAAAGGAGTTTGGGGTATCCAAAAGTACCGTTCATAAAGACTTAACAGAACGCTTGCCAGAGATCAACCCAGAGCTCGCAAATGAAGTAAAAGAAATTCTTGAATATCACAAATCTATTCGTCATCTTCGGGGCGGCGAAGCGACGAAAGTGAAATACAAGAAGACACAAGAAGAGCCTGTACAGCAAATTGTAAAAAGTCGACAATAA
- a CDS encoding 3'-5' exonuclease, producing MMFWKKQKLNYQLQSEVPLNTHIRDLTFTIFDTETTGFAINGADRMIEIAGVRVAGLEVQEQTFQTFVNPDREIPEKITSLTGISGEKVKDAPSSLEALERFFQFNEDIDSNLWVGHYVSFDMMVVKKELQRHKYTYDTPLVVDTLDLIGYLNPSRDMRDLEVYALQFGTLVYERHQALGDAMTTAHLFCELMRHLEDRGKTTLADLMEIGSSTTKGVVF from the coding sequence ATGATGTTTTGGAAAAAGCAAAAGCTTAATTACCAGTTACAATCAGAAGTCCCGTTAAACACGCATATTCGTGATTTAACCTTTACAATATTTGATACAGAAACGACAGGATTCGCCATTAACGGGGCTGATCGGATGATTGAAATTGCCGGGGTCCGGGTGGCTGGTTTGGAGGTTCAGGAGCAGACCTTCCAAACGTTCGTCAATCCAGATCGAGAAATCCCAGAAAAGATTACGAGCCTGACCGGTATTTCCGGGGAAAAGGTGAAAGATGCCCCGTCCTCACTCGAAGCTCTTGAGCGGTTCTTTCAATTCAATGAAGACATTGACAGCAATCTTTGGGTCGGTCATTATGTCAGCTTTGATATGATGGTCGTCAAAAAAGAGCTGCAGCGACATAAATACACATACGACACCCCGCTAGTCGTCGATACGCTCGATTTAATCGGCTATCTCAACCCGTCACGTGACATGCGCGACCTTGAGGTATACGCGCTGCAATTCGGCACCCTCGTCTATGAGCGCCATCAAGCGCTAGGAGATGCGATGACCACCGCCCATCTATTCTGTGAGCTGATGCGTCATCTAGAAGACCGAGGCAAGACGACGCTTGCTGATCTTATGGAGATCGGCAGCTCCACAACAAAGGGTGTAGTGTTTTAA